Within Streptomyces sp. NBC_00704, the genomic segment GGGCGCGGCACCGTGCAGGTCTCGACGAGCGCGACCCTTCCCGCGAAGGGCACCGCCTGGCAGGAGCAGATCACCGCGCGGATGACGAGCGCGAGCGGCGACGTCACCGCCCTCAACGCCAAGTTCCGCGCCTCCTGCACGAGCGGCTGCACGACGACGAAGACCGCGCCCTGGTACGGCGGCGACCTGGTCCCGGGCCAGTCCGTCAGCGGCTCCGTCGCCTACTCCTCGTCCCCCGCCGCCGGCACCGCCGTGCAGTTCACCACCTCGTACAAGATGTACGTGACGTCGCCGGGCGCCACGGCCGTCGACCCGAACGCCTCGTGGGACAACCCCCGCAAGCTCCGCTGCGACGACGACGTCCGCGACACCACCGGCGCCGGCACCCCGTCGCCGGGCTGCGTCGTCCCCTCCGTCACCCCCGTCGTGCTGATGCGCGCGCAGGGTTCTCAGCCGGGCGGCGCGGTGGCCGCCTACGAGTGGGCCCAGCAGCGCTTCGACGACGGCTGGGGCCAGAAGAAGCTGCTGACCAGGCAGAAGAGCGGAGTCGCCGACCGTACGGGCCGCACCTGCGGAAGCTTCGACCCCAACACGGACCTCGTCGAGAACGACACCTGCGGTGAGTTCCCCTTCGCCGAGGCCAAGGAGGGCGGCATCGACGGCGCCCGGTGCGCCGAGTTGATCCCCAACGCCAGCAGCGGCGGCTGGGACACCTACGTCCTCGGCGACAGCCGGGACCTGGACCCGGCCACGCCCTGCGTGCGCGCCCATGTCCCGCCCGCCGACAAGCAGTTCGCCGACGCGCAGCTCACGGAGGGCTTCACGGCCCAGCGCGTCGTCGACGGCGAGCAGTTCAAGGTGGCGTTCACGACGCCGGACGCCGTCCCCCAGGCCCGGTGCCTGGCGAACCCGCCCACCGCCACCGGCGCGCGCCCCTCCGGCAACGGCTGGCTCAGGAACACCACCGAACCGGTCCCGCACGTCAACAAGACCATCACCCCGATGGGCCCGCCCGGCACCCGGCCGTCGACGGCGCAGGCCTGCCTGGGCAAGACGCTCGGCGAGGGCAAGCCGGCCAAGGGAGACATCACCGGCTGGCAGGACGCCCAGAAGTTCGAGGGCAACGTCCCCAAGACCGAGCAGGCCCGGTGTCACCTGATCGCGAACATCCTCGGCGGCCCGGGCCAGATCAGGGACGGCGGGCAGAACAACCTCGTCCCCTGCTGGCAGGCGGGCATGAACACCGGCACGCCCAGCATGCGGACCTACGAGGCCATGGCGCAGAACAAGGTGAAGGAGCAGGGCTTCGGGCCGAACGACGCGATCTTCTACCAGGTGACGCCCGTCTTCAGGGACGCCACCAGCACCATCCCGACCGGCGTCACGATGACCGCTACCATCGAACGCGCGAACGGGACGACCGAGGAGCTGTTCCCCAACGTGTACGTCCCCAACACCAAGGCGGACACCGGGCTGCTCAACCTCGGAAACTGATCACCACCACCGGTTAGCGCCTTCGGGAGCCAGTATGAGTTTCACGACCCCGCCGCGGCCGTTCGACGTCACCGCGCTCTTCCCCCGACTGGCCCCGCTGGCACGCACGGCGACCCGGCTGCATCCGCGGCCCGGGTCGCCCACGCCGCACGACAGCTCCGTCGGCGGGCCGCTGCTCTGGCCCGCCGGCGAGCCGTGGCCGCACTGCGCGGGACCGCACACGTGGGACGGGGTGACCCCGCCCCTGGCGCCGGAGGACGAGCGGCAGTTGCGCCGCAACCGTGCGGCGGCGGAGAGCCGGCGGCGGCGCGGCCCGCAGGAGCCCTGGGCCACGCCCGGGGAACTGGAGGCCGAGAAGCGCCTGTCGGCCGGCCGGCCGTGGCCCGAGGGCCCGGTCGCCATGCTGCCGGTCGCCCAGCTGTATGTGCGCGACGTCCCTCTCCCGCGCCCTGCGGGCGGGTCGGGAGCCGATCTGCTCCAGGTCCTGTGGTGTCCCTTCGACCACCCGGAGCACCCGGCCACGGCCCTGTTCTGGCGGACCGCCGCGTCCGTGACCGACGTCCTCGGCGCACCGCCCGAGCCACCCGCTATGCGGTTCGGCGACTACCTCCCGGAGCCGTGCCTGCTCGCGCCGGAGCAGGTCACCGAGTACCCCAACCCCATGGAGCTGGACAAGGAACTGCGGGAGGAACTGAACGACTGGAGCAAGTGGCAGGCGGCCGGCCCGGCCCTGGACGCCTCCTACGAGGTCGCCCCGGACGAGCTGTACCTGGACCAGCTCTCCGTCTCCCCCGGCTGGAA encodes:
- a CDS encoding DNA/RNA non-specific endonuclease; the encoded protein is MPAIRPGRPARRRARSTGLALVTMAALGLTTTGMSAAQPQTAAQQPQRAAAAAADLPAGAPLTRTTALRTDGEHCEPTRAGSKERRAGAAQACVSTSPAVAAPRRSRSSVAAAADTCGITSPGSYTYDRFEYCVTGVNVLYVLRDGNGKEIGRGTVQVSTSATLPAKGTAWQEQITARMTSASGDVTALNAKFRASCTSGCTTTKTAPWYGGDLVPGQSVSGSVAYSSSPAAGTAVQFTTSYKMYVTSPGATAVDPNASWDNPRKLRCDDDVRDTTGAGTPSPGCVVPSVTPVVLMRAQGSQPGGAVAAYEWAQQRFDDGWGQKKLLTRQKSGVADRTGRTCGSFDPNTDLVENDTCGEFPFAEAKEGGIDGARCAELIPNASSGGWDTYVLGDSRDLDPATPCVRAHVPPADKQFADAQLTEGFTAQRVVDGEQFKVAFTTPDAVPQARCLANPPTATGARPSGNGWLRNTTEPVPHVNKTITPMGPPGTRPSTAQACLGKTLGEGKPAKGDITGWQDAQKFEGNVPKTEQARCHLIANILGGPGQIRDGGQNNLVPCWQAGMNTGTPSMRTYEAMAQNKVKEQGFGPNDAIFYQVTPVFRDATSTIPTGVTMTATIERANGTTEELFPNVYVPNTKADTGLLNLGN